The DNA segment AGCGACCCCGCCTACCGTGCCTGGCTGCGCGAGGCCGTCCGCAAGGTGCAGGCGGACGCGAACCGCTCCGCCGACACGCACCTGCTGCGCTTCCCGCTGCCCGAGGCGTGGGGCATCGACCTCTACCTGAAGGACGAGTCCACCCACCCGACCGGCAGCCTCAAGCACCGCCTGGCCCGCTCGCTCTTCCTCTATGGCCTGTGCAACGGCTGGATCCGCCCCGGCCGGCCGGTCATCGAGGCCTCCAGCGGCTCGACCGCGGTCTCGGAGGCGTACTTCGCGGAGCTGATCGGAGTCCCCTTCATCGCGGTGATGCCCCGTACCACCAGCGCGGAGAAGTGCCGGCTCATCGAATTCCACGGCGCCACCTGCCACTTCGTGGACGACCCGCGCACCGTGTACGAGGAGGCCGGGGCCCTCGCGGCCCGGACCGGCGGCCACTACATGGACCAGTTCACGTACGCGGAGCGCGCCACCGACTGGCGCGGCAACAACAACATCGCCGAGTCGATCTACCGTCAGCTGGTGCTGGAGCGCTACCCGCAGCCGGCCTGGATCGTCGCCACGGCCGGCACCGGGGGCACCTCCGCCACCCTCGCCCGGTACGTGCACTACATGCAGTACGACACCCGCATCTGCGTCGCGGACCCGGAGAACTCCTGCTTCTTCGACGGCTGGACCAGCGGGGACGCGGACGTCACCTGCGAGCGCGGCTCCCGGATCGAGGGCATCGGCCGGCCCCGCATGGAGCCCAGTTTCGTCCCCGGAGCCATCGACCGGATGATGAAGGTGCCGGACGCCGCCAGCGTCGCCGCCGTGCGCGCCCTGGAGCGGGCCATCGGGCGCAGGGCGGGCGGCTCCACGGGGACCGGGCTGTGGAGCGCGCTGAAGATCGTCGCGGAGATGGTCGCCGACGGCCGCACGGGCAGCGTCGTCACGCTCCTGTGCGACCCGGGCGACCGCTATCTCGACAAGTACTACGCGGACGGCTGGCTGGCGGCACAGGGCCTCGACATCGCCCCGTACTCCGCCGCCATCGACTCACTGCTCACCTCGGGCACCTGGCCGGGCGGGGCCCACGGCTGACCTCGGGCTGAGGGCGCCCGTATGGGGCAGTCAGCCGCCGGCGGCCATCTCCGCGGCTTCCCCCGGAACCGGGGAGCGGGACGGCTCGCCGACATCCCCGGGAGCGCCCGCCACCACCAGCCGCCGCAACTGCTCGGAGACCTCCGCACGCGCCTCCTCGGGCAGGCCCGCGTCGGTGACCAGGGTGTCCACCTGGGAGAGCGCCGCGAACGAACTGAGACCCACGGTGCCCCACTTGGTGTGGTCGGCGACGACCACCACGCGGCGGGCGGAGCCCACCAGGCGCCTGTTCGTCTCCGCCTCCGCCAGATTCGGCGTGGACAGGCCCGCCTGCACGGATATGCCGTGCACGCCGAGGAAGAGCATGTCGAAGTGGAGCTCTCCGATGGCGCGGTCGGCGACCGGGCCCACCAGCGAGTCCGAGGGGGTGCGCACCCCGCCGGTGAGCACGACCGTAGCCGCGCCCTGGCGCTGGCCGGCCGTGCCCTGCGCCGAGTGGAACACGTCCGCCACCCGCACCGAATTCGTCACCACCGTCAGATCCGGCACGTCCAGCAGGTGGTGGGCGAGCGCGAACGTCGTCGTGCCGCCGGACAGGGCGATGGCCGTGCCCGGCTGGACCAGGGCCGCGGCGGCCTTGGCGATGTCCTCCTTGGCCGTCAGCTCCAGACCCGACTTGGCCTCGAAGCCCGGCTCATGGGTGCTGGCCTCCATCACGGGGACCGCACCGCCGTGCACCTTCTCCAGGACCCCCTGGCGGGCCAGCGCGTCCAGGTCCCGGCGGACCGTCATGTCGGAGACGCCGAGTCTCCTGGTGAGCTCGTTGACACGCACGCCGCCGCGGCGCCGCACCTCGTCCAGGATCAGGGCGCGGCGCTGCTCGGCCAGCAGGTTCTGGGTCTCGCTCACGCCGCTGGGGTCCTCTCGCCGAGCCGTGTGCCGTCTTCGTTCACCTTGCTGCCATTCGCCGTGGATCCGACGCAATCCGCCGTTCAGGATCTCTCATCCTCGCACGCTCCACCGACAACCGCGCCGCCCGGCCGCCGCGGCCCCGCCCGGACCGCGCACGCCGGCGTGGCCCTGGCGCCCGGACACCGCGCCCGGCGCCCGCCGGGGCGGGCCAACTGCCCAACCCACCGGGGGAGATCGCGTGTCGGAGGTGTACCCGGCGACGGCGGGCAGGGATCCTTGACGGGACATCGCACATACGTGGGACCAGGGGGAAGCACGACGGTGGAAGCCACGAAAGGGCCCACGACGGGCGGCCGCGCGCCCTCGGACGGAACCGCCCTGGAACTCCTGGTGCACGGGGTGGGCGGCACCACCCCCGAGGAGATGCTCGACGACCCCCGTACCGTCCGCGTCACCGGCGACGAGACCGCCGCCGTCTACCGCAGGGCCGACGACGCCGACGCGGAGCGGCGCCCCGAGGCGTACCGCGACAAGCCCGTCCCCGAGGCGTACGTGTGGTCCAACCTCACCTCGGGCAACGCCTCACGCGCGCTGTGGCTGTTCCTGCTGCCGTTCATGGTGGTCAACCTGGCCCACTGGATGCGCCCTAGGACGCGCCGCAGCCGCAGCAGGGCGATCGGCGCGTACGGCCTGCTGGTGCGGCTCACCGGCCTCACCCTCACCGTGGTGCTCGTCGCCGCCGCCTGCGAGGTCGCCCTCGACCTCGCCGTCTGGCAGTGCGCCGGCACGCGCGCGTGCGCCGAAGACCACTCATGGCTGAAGTTCCTCTCACCCGAGCTGTTCCACCACGGCTGGTGGACCCAGCCCGGCCGACGCCTCGCCCTCGGCGCCCTGGCGCCCACGTCCCTCATGGCACTCCTGTGGTACCTCTCGCACCGCACCTGGAGCACCTACGAGTCCGCTCAGCCGATGCCGCGCGGAGACGAACCGGAGGAGGACGGGCACACCGCCCTCGGCCGGCCCGGCTTCTGGTACGGGCGGCGCCTGGTGGCGAGGCTGCGTGCCGCGCACACCGCCGCCGGCCTGCTCACCATCGCCGCTGCCGTCGGCACCTCCGCCGCCCGCTTCGACCGTGCCGCCGGCGGCCCCGCGGTCCTGGACGTCCTGGGCCGGGTGCTGGACGGGCTGCTGATCGCCGGCGGCTGCTTCGTCGTCTGGGTGGTCGCCCGCCGGGGCCGCAGCGAGCGCCGGCTCGACTCCGAGCTCGACCGGGCCCTGGTGCGCCGGCTGCCGCTGGTCTCGCTGGGCCTGCTCGTCCTCACCCTGGTGTACGCCGGCTGGTCCCGGCCCGGCTGGGAGTCGGGCGGCCGGCTTCCCGGCGACGCCACCTTCGGCGGCATCGCCCTCGTCCAGGGGGCGCTGGTGGTGGCGCTCGCGGTGGTCGCCCGCGCGCTGCACCGCGGCTCGCCCGACACCCGCACCGTGCTCCACGGGCTCGGCGGCCCCGCGGTCGCCATGCTCGCCTGCGCGCTCGGCGGGGTGATGACCGGTGGCGTGGCCCAGCGCGTCGCCGACTGGGTGGACGGTTCGGGCAGCCCGGGCGCCGGCGGCTCCATCCCCGGGCCACCGGTGCTGCTGACCTGGCAGGCCTCGGTGATCCCGCCGCTCCTCGTGATGCTGCTGGTGCTCGCCGGCTGGCTCGCCGTCCACACCTTCGTACGCACCCGGCGGGGTCTGGCACAGGTGCGGGCCGACTACCCGGAAGAGCCGGCGGACGGGGCACGCGCCCGCCAGATCGCCGCCACCCGCGCCCGCGCCGCCCTCACCGACCGGGCGCCGCTCGCCGTCGGCCTGATCTCCGCCGTCACGCTGCTGCTGGGCGCGGGAGCGCTCGCCGGCTCATGGGGCACCGGAGAGGTGCCCAGCCGCGCCGCCGAGGGGACGTGGGCCCTGCTGGACGGCGCCGCGCAGGTGGCGCAGGCGCTCGGCTCCTGGCTGATCGGGTTCGGTTCCATCCTCTTCGTCACCTGGGGCCGCCGCGCCTACAAGGACGTCTCAGCCCGGCGCACGATAGGGATCCTGTGGGATGTCGGCACCTTCTGGCCGCGCGCCGCTCACCCCTTCGCGCCGCCCTGCTACGCCGAGCGCGCGGTACCCGACCTCACCTGGCGCATGGCCACCTGGACGCGCGCCACCGGCGGGCGCCTGGTGCTGTCCGGGCACTCGCAGGGCAGCGTGCTCGCTGCCGCGGCGGCGTGGCAGCTGAAGCCCTCGATGCGGGGCCGGGTGGGGCTGCTCACCTACGGATCGCCTCTGGAGCGCCTCTACGGACGCTGGTTCCCGGCCTACTTCGGTCCCGAGGCCCTCGAAGGGCTGCACCACGAGGTGGTCTGCTGGCGCAATCTCCACCGTGCCACCGACCCCATCGGCGGTCCCGTGCGGCTGCCCGGCGAGGAGGGCACGCGGGTCGACGCGCCGGCCTTCAAGGACCCGCTGGCCTTCGGGCGCACCGAGCTGCATCCGCTGCCGGCGCCGATCCTCGGGCACGGCGACTACCAGGCCGACCCCGCCTTCGCACGGGAGCGCAGCGCGCTGCTGGCGCGCCTGCGACCCGCCGTGCCCGGCCAGCGCCCGGGTTCCGGGGGCCGGGCCGTGGACGTCGGCGGGGTGGCCGCGGCCACCGGCGGCGACCGCCGCAAGCAGCCCGGCAAGCCGGGGAAGGGCGGTCAGGGGAGCTCGGGCAGGTCCTCGGGGTAGAGCAGCGTCAGGTCGTCCGTGCTCGTCTCGGCCAGCTGGGCGACCCGGCCGGCGTGCCGCTCGACCATGGCCTCGAAGGTCTGCCGTGCCGTGCGGCCGTTGCCGAAGCCGGGACCCTTGGGCAGCTCGGTGAAGTACTTCAGCAGGGCCTCGCCGGTGGCCGGGCCGAGCCGGTACTCCTGCTCGGCCGTCTGCTGCTCCACGATCTTCAGCAGCTCCGCGGGCGTGTAGTCGCCGAAGGTGATGGTCCGGGAGAAGCGGGACGCCACACCGGGGTTGACCGACAGGAACCGCTCCATCTCGGCCGTGTAGCCGGCGACGATCACCACCACCGCGTCCCGGTGGTCCTCCATCAGCTTCACCAGCGTGTCGATGGCCTCCCGGCCGAAGTCACGGCCGGAGTCCTCCGGGGACAGGGCGTACGCCTCGTCGATGAAGAGCACCCCGCCGCGGGCCCGCTCGAAGGCCTCCTGGGTGCGGATGGCGGTGGAGCCGATGTGCTCGCCGACCAGGTCGACCCGGGACACCTCCACCAGATGGCCCTTCTCCAGCACGGCGAGCGAGGCGAGGATCTCGCCGTACAGCCGGGCCACGGTGGTCTTGCCGGTGCCCGGGGAGCCGGTGAAGACCAGGTGGCGGCGGACCGAGGCCGCCTTGAGGCCGGCCTGCTGCCTGCGCCGGCCCACCTCGATCATGTCGGTGAGGGCCCGCACCTCGCGTTTGACGCTCTCCAGACCCACCAGGGCGTCCAGCTCGCCCAGCACGTCCTTGGAGTCGCGCACCGGCTGCTCGACGACCTCCGGCGATGCCGCCGGGGCGGAGGGGAAGGGCTGCTGCTCCGCCGTGCGCTGGGCGGGAATCTGGCCGAGCAGCCCGGCCTGGGGCGCCGCCGGCTGGAGGGCGGTCTCGGGTATCGCGGTCCTGGCACCGGCGCTCTCGTCGCTCGTGCAGTCCTCGACGGCGGGCCCGGTGCCGGCGCCCTGACCCGCGGGGGCCTCCGCGAACTCGTAGCCGCCGCGGGCACAGCGCTCCGTGCGGCACTTGCGCAGGGTGGAGCGGCAGCCGTCTATGACGTGGAAGCCGTATCCGGCGCCGTCGGTCACCCGGCAGTTGAGGAAGTTGCCGCGGCCACCCGCGGAGACGTAGCAGCCGGCTTCCGCGGCCGAGGTGATGGTGCAGCGCTCGACGCTGGGGTCGGCGCCCTTGGTGACGATGACACCGGTCTGGATGCCGTCGATCGTGCATCCGGAGAGGGTGCCGCCGCTGCCGTGGTCGCGGAACCAGGCGCCCGTGGCGGCGTCGCGGATACGGCAGTCGTCGAGTTGGACGGTGGCGCCGTCGCTCACCGACACCGCGGTGTTGCGGACCTGCGCGAGGTCGCTGTCGACGACGTCGACCCGGGAGCCGCGGTCGAGCACGAACAGCGCGTCCGGCACGTCGTGCACCCGGCAGGCGTCCAGCACGGCCGTCGCGCCGTCGCTGACCCACACCGCCGGGTAGTCGCCCGTGCTCTCGTGGATCTCGCACTGGTTGGCGTCGACACGGGTGCCCGGGTCCCA comes from the Streptomyces sp. TS71-3 genome and includes:
- a CDS encoding PLP-dependent cysteine synthase family protein, which codes for MSATHPQASPALTDTLDVDRSDPAYRAWLREAVRKVQADANRSADTHLLRFPLPEAWGIDLYLKDESTHPTGSLKHRLARSLFLYGLCNGWIRPGRPVIEASSGSTAVSEAYFAELIGVPFIAVMPRTTSAEKCRLIEFHGATCHFVDDPRTVYEEAGALAARTGGHYMDQFTYAERATDWRGNNNIAESIYRQLVLERYPQPAWIVATAGTGGTSATLARYVHYMQYDTRICVADPENSCFFDGWTSGDADVTCERGSRIEGIGRPRMEPSFVPGAIDRMMKVPDAASVAAVRALERAIGRRAGGSTGTGLWSALKIVAEMVADGRTGSVVTLLCDPGDRYLDKYYADGWLAAQGLDIAPYSAAIDSLLTSGTWPGGAHG
- a CDS encoding DeoR/GlpR family DNA-binding transcription regulator; translated protein: MSETQNLLAEQRRALILDEVRRRGGVRVNELTRRLGVSDMTVRRDLDALARQGVLEKVHGGAVPVMEASTHEPGFEAKSGLELTAKEDIAKAAAALVQPGTAIALSGGTTTFALAHHLLDVPDLTVVTNSVRVADVFHSAQGTAGQRQGAATVVLTGGVRTPSDSLVGPVADRAIGELHFDMLFLGVHGISVQAGLSTPNLAEAETNRRLVGSARRVVVVADHTKWGTVGLSSFAALSQVDTLVTDAGLPEEARAEVSEQLRRLVVAGAPGDVGEPSRSPVPGEAAEMAAGG
- a CDS encoding right-handed parallel beta-helix repeat-containing protein — protein: MAQGTVQVTHTGTSRWRRRAGEYASLTAALEAAVDGDVLTIAAGTYRENLVVERAVTLRGPEGSPGSVRIAPVDGVPLTLRASAVVQDLQVEGQDAAAPALLVEDGTPTLSGLRIATRSASGIEVRGSAARPTVRKCTVDNPAGVGIAVLDEAGGLFEECEVVAAGQAGVAARSGAHPRLERCRVHHTSGAGLSATGEHTGLEAVGCEVYEIKGSGVQVTGRAGAYLTDCDVHRTTADGVTLDTDAVLTLADCRIHDVPENAVDLRSRSVLTLTRSTVHRFGRNGLSVWDPGTRVDANQCEIHESTGDYPAVWVSDGATAVLDACRVHDVPDALFVLDRGSRVDVVDSDLAQVRNTAVSVSDGATVQLDDCRIRDAATGAWFRDHGSGGTLSGCTIDGIQTGVIVTKGADPSVERCTITSAAEAGCYVSAGGRGNFLNCRVTDGAGYGFHVIDGCRSTLRKCRTERCARGGYEFAEAPAGQGAGTGPAVEDCTSDESAGARTAIPETALQPAAPQAGLLGQIPAQRTAEQQPFPSAPAASPEVVEQPVRDSKDVLGELDALVGLESVKREVRALTDMIEVGRRRQQAGLKAASVRRHLVFTGSPGTGKTTVARLYGEILASLAVLEKGHLVEVSRVDLVGEHIGSTAIRTQEAFERARGGVLFIDEAYALSPEDSGRDFGREAIDTLVKLMEDHRDAVVVIVAGYTAEMERFLSVNPGVASRFSRTITFGDYTPAELLKIVEQQTAEQEYRLGPATGEALLKYFTELPKGPGFGNGRTARQTFEAMVERHAGRVAQLAETSTDDLTLLYPEDLPELP